In Sebaldella termitidis ATCC 33386, one DNA window encodes the following:
- the galE gene encoding UDP-glucose 4-epimerase GalE, whose product MNILVVGGAGYIGSHTVNLLKKEGYTPIIYDNLSKGHKEAGEILGVKLINGDLGDKERLKKVFSDEKIDIVMHFAAFIEVGESVTAPAKYYNNNVSKVLELLDAMVESNVKYFVFSSTAATFGEPETEKISETHPQKPINPYGKSKLMVEEILKDYDNAYGLKSTVLRYFNASGSDENGLIGESHDPESHLIPLILQAASGRRKSIKIFGTDYDTKDGTCVRDFVHVYDLAKAHILGMEKMKNENMSLNYNLGSGEGFTVKEIIEKTKAITGVDFTVEEEGPRAGDPAVLVADSEKAGKELGWKPEYNLDSIISSAWKWELNRKY is encoded by the coding sequence ATGAATATATTAGTAGTAGGCGGAGCCGGATATATCGGTTCACATACAGTTAACCTGTTAAAAAAAGAAGGCTATACCCCGATAATTTATGATAATCTGTCAAAAGGACATAAAGAAGCAGGAGAAATACTAGGCGTAAAATTAATTAACGGAGATCTTGGAGATAAGGAAAGGCTGAAAAAAGTTTTTTCTGATGAAAAAATAGATATTGTGATGCATTTTGCCGCTTTTATCGAAGTCGGTGAATCTGTCACTGCTCCTGCAAAATATTACAATAATAATGTTTCTAAGGTTTTGGAGCTTCTGGACGCTATGGTGGAAAGCAATGTAAAATACTTTGTTTTCAGCTCTACTGCCGCTACATTCGGAGAACCTGAAACTGAAAAAATAAGCGAAACACATCCGCAGAAGCCTATAAACCCATATGGAAAAAGCAAGCTCATGGTAGAAGAAATTCTAAAAGATTATGATAATGCTTACGGACTAAAGAGTACTGTCCTCCGGTATTTTAATGCAAGCGGTTCTGATGAAAACGGACTGATAGGCGAAAGCCATGATCCAGAATCACATTTGATCCCTTTGATTTTACAGGCTGCAAGCGGCAGAAGAAAAAGTATAAAAATATTCGGAACAGACTACGACACCAAAGACGGGACGTGCGTAAGAGATTTTGTGCATGTTTACGATCTTGCCAAGGCCCATATTCTGGGGATGGAAAAAATGAAAAATGAAAATATGAGTTTGAATTATAATCTGGGAAGCGGAGAAGGCTTTACCGTAAAAGAGATAATAGAAAAAACAAAAGCTATTACCGGTGTTGATTTTACGGTAGAAGAAGAGGGACCAAGAGCCGGAGATCCGGCAGTTCTTGTGGCTGATTCGGAAAAAGCCGGAAAAGAGCTGGGATGGAAACCGGAATATAATTTGGACTCTATTATAAGTTCTGCTTGGAAGTGGGAACTTAACAGAAAATATTAG
- a CDS encoding alanine/glycine:cation symporter family protein, producing the protein MENFIQLLNKINDFVWGLPLIILLLGTGIYYTFLLKGLQFRKLGHSLYLAFIKRKEEGNSGEGDISHFQALMTALAGTVGTGNIAGVAGAISVGGPGALFWMWMTGFFGMATKYSEAVLAVKYRKVDEYGNMIGGPMYYLQEGLNSKFLGVAFAIFAVIASFGIGNTVQVSEVASAMKTSFNVDPRITGIVLLVLTGSVILGGIQRIGRFTSAIVPTMIIFYVVSSLVIIFMHYDKIIPAFVLIFKSAFIPQAAIGGTFGALLSKTIQKGVSRGIFSNESGLGSSPIAAAAAKTNDPVSQALVSMTQTFIDTIIVCTMTGLIIVMSGATEGTGAVLTEKAFSILLPGDIGGIIVTISLIFFAYSTILGWAYYGEKALEYLAGEKSIMIYRIIFTLAIYLGIVFSKGVWVFSDIANGLMALPNLIGLLFLAKVVKSETNRFLNK; encoded by the coding sequence ATGGAGAATTTTATTCAGTTGTTAAATAAAATTAATGACTTCGTCTGGGGGTTGCCCCTCATTATACTATTACTCGGAACAGGAATATATTATACATTTCTGTTAAAAGGACTTCAGTTCAGAAAGCTGGGTCATTCATTATATTTAGCATTTATCAAAAGAAAAGAAGAAGGGAACAGCGGAGAGGGAGATATTTCACATTTTCAGGCACTGATGACTGCACTCGCAGGTACTGTGGGAACAGGTAATATAGCCGGAGTTGCCGGAGCAATATCCGTAGGCGGTCCCGGAGCATTATTCTGGATGTGGATGACAGGTTTTTTCGGAATGGCGACTAAATACAGCGAAGCTGTCCTTGCGGTAAAGTATAGAAAAGTCGATGAATATGGGAATATGATAGGCGGACCCATGTATTATCTTCAGGAAGGACTTAATTCAAAGTTTCTGGGAGTAGCATTCGCAATATTTGCAGTTATTGCTTCATTTGGTATAGGTAATACCGTTCAGGTTTCAGAAGTAGCATCTGCAATGAAAACAAGCTTTAATGTAGATCCGAGAATAACAGGGATCGTTCTTCTTGTTCTTACAGGTTCTGTTATTCTGGGAGGAATTCAGAGAATAGGACGTTTTACATCTGCTATAGTTCCTACAATGATTATTTTTTATGTGGTAAGTTCTCTTGTTATTATATTTATGCATTATGATAAAATAATTCCTGCATTTGTCTTAATTTTCAAATCGGCATTTATTCCTCAGGCAGCCATCGGTGGTACATTTGGTGCCTTACTTAGTAAAACCATACAAAAAGGAGTTTCCCGTGGTATATTCTCCAATGAATCTGGTCTAGGAAGCTCGCCTATTGCCGCTGCTGCTGCAAAAACAAATGATCCGGTTTCACAGGCTCTTGTTTCTATGACACAGACCTTTATTGATACAATTATTGTCTGTACGATGACCGGTTTGATTATAGTCATGAGCGGTGCCACTGAAGGTACAGGTGCAGTTCTTACGGAAAAAGCCTTTAGTATACTTCTGCCCGGCGATATCGGCGGAATTATAGTTACTATAAGCCTGATCTTTTTTGCTTATTCTACAATACTCGGCTGGGCATATTACGGCGAAAAAGCTCTGGAATATCTTGCAGGAGAAAAATCCATTATGATTTACAGGATTATTTTTACTCTTGCTATTTATCTGGGAATAGTCTTTAGTAAAGGAGTATGGGTATTTTCGGATATTGCCAATGGTCTGATGGCACTTCCAAATCTTATAGGTCTTTTATTTCTTGCTAAAGTGGTTAAAAGCGAAACAAACAGATTTTTAAATAAATAA
- the mgrA gene encoding L-glyceraldehyde 3-phosphate reductase: MEMNVMLYLADEKRYASMKYNRCGRSGLKLPAISLGLWHNFGTMDKYENMREMIRTAFDLGITHFDLANNYGPIPGSAEENFGKMLADDLKPYRDELIISSKAGYTMWPGPYGDWGSKKYLISSLDQSLKRMGLDYVDIFYSHRFDPDTPLEETMEALAQIVRQGKALYVGISNYTAEQTREADRILKELGIKCLIHQPRYSMFERWIEDGLQDVLTEKGIGSIAFCPLAQGLLTNKYINGVPEDSRAGKAWEISLNSDSITADKIEKVKKLDKIAKQRNQSLAQMSLAWTLRGGKVTSALIGASKSSQIIENVHALDNLEFTVEELEAIEKILKG, encoded by the coding sequence ATGGAGATGAATGTAATGCTTTACTTAGCTGATGAAAAAAGATATGCTTCCATGAAATATAACAGATGCGGAAGAAGCGGATTAAAACTGCCTGCTATTTCTTTAGGGCTTTGGCATAATTTCGGTACCATGGATAAATATGAAAATATGCGTGAAATGATAAGAACTGCATTTGATCTGGGAATCACCCACTTTGATCTTGCCAATAACTACGGTCCTATTCCGGGATCCGCAGAAGAGAATTTTGGAAAAATGCTCGCTGATGACCTGAAGCCGTATCGTGACGAGCTTATTATTTCTTCAAAAGCCGGTTATACAATGTGGCCTGGACCATATGGAGACTGGGGCTCAAAAAAATATCTGATTTCAAGTCTTGATCAGAGTCTGAAAAGAATGGGACTGGATTATGTAGATATATTTTATTCACACAGATTTGATCCTGATACTCCTCTTGAAGAGACTATGGAGGCTCTTGCACAGATAGTACGTCAGGGTAAAGCTCTGTATGTGGGTATTTCCAACTACACCGCAGAACAGACAAGGGAAGCAGACAGAATACTTAAAGAGCTGGGAATAAAATGTCTTATACATCAGCCCAGATATTCCATGTTTGAAAGATGGATAGAAGACGGACTTCAGGATGTACTTACAGAAAAAGGAATAGGCAGTATAGCTTTCTGTCCGCTCGCACAGGGACTTCTTACAAATAAATATATAAACGGTGTTCCCGAAGACTCAAGAGCCGGGAAAGCGTGGGAAATTTCACTGAATTCCGATAGCATAACTGCTGATAAAATAGAAAAAGTAAAAAAACTTGATAAAATAGCAAAACAACGAAATCAAAGCCTTGCTCAAATGTCTCTTGCGTGGACTTTACGGGGTGGAAAAGTAACATCTGCACTAATAGGTGCCAGTAAGTCCAGCCAGATCATAGAAAATGTTCATGCATTGGATAATCTTGAGTTTACTGTCGAAGAGCTGGAAGCTATAGAAAAAATTCTGAAAGGCTGA
- a CDS encoding aldose epimerase family protein encodes MELRIFELKSPKLKIEILNLGGIIRKIETPDKNGIFENVVLGYENIEEYYKNPDYLGSLIGRTSGRIQNGEFILNDRKYTLAKNDGNNNLHGGSKGFNKVFWEVLSYTESGILLSYTSGDGEEGYPGTAEIEVEYRIENEDELVVEYKAVSDKDTLLDLTQHSYFNLSGNYKRTSLEHDLKIPSDSFVEIDESGMITDVIKNVKGSPFDFNTIKNIGKNIDPEDKQIQNASGAYDHAFILNNSQNIELYDKISGRKMTVNTDAPAVIFYNSTKMGENMLLTGGINSRRFLGACLETQHIPNAVNFSGFKVPVLKKNDTYRSKTVFKFSIM; translated from the coding sequence ATGGAATTAAGAATTTTTGAACTAAAAAGTCCGAAATTGAAAATTGAAATACTAAATTTGGGCGGAATCATCAGAAAAATCGAAACTCCGGATAAAAACGGAATTTTTGAGAATGTAGTACTGGGATATGAAAACATAGAAGAATACTATAAAAATCCTGATTATCTCGGCTCTTTAATAGGACGTACATCAGGCAGAATACAAAACGGGGAATTTATACTTAATGACAGGAAGTATACTCTTGCCAAAAATGACGGGAATAATAATCTTCACGGCGGAAGCAAAGGATTTAACAAGGTTTTCTGGGAAGTTCTCAGCTATACCGAGAGCGGTATTCTTTTATCTTACACAAGCGGGGATGGAGAAGAAGGATATCCGGGAACCGCGGAGATTGAAGTAGAATACCGTATCGAAAACGAAGATGAGCTGGTAGTGGAATATAAAGCAGTTTCTGATAAAGACACTCTGCTTGATCTCACACAGCACTCATATTTCAATCTCAGCGGAAATTATAAAAGAACTTCGCTGGAGCATGATCTGAAAATTCCTTCTGATTCCTTTGTAGAAATCGATGAAAGCGGAATGATTACCGATGTTATAAAAAATGTAAAAGGAAGTCCTTTTGATTTTAATACTATCAAAAATATAGGAAAAAATATTGATCCCGAGGACAAACAGATTCAGAATGCTTCCGGGGCGTATGACCACGCCTTTATATTAAACAATTCCCAAAATATAGAATTATATGATAAAATAAGTGGTAGAAAAATGACTGTAAATACTGATGCTCCGGCTGTAATATTCTATAACTCCACTAAAATGGGAGAAAATATGTTGCTTACAGGCGGTATTAATTCCCGGCGTTTCCTCGGAGCCTGTCTGGAAACACAGCACATTCCCAATGCGGTTAACTTCAGCGGATTCAAAGTACCTGTACTGAAAAAAAATGATACTTACAGAAGTAAAACTGTTTTCAAATTCAGCATCATGTAA
- a CDS encoding PHP domain-containing protein gives MIKNIIDLHMHSGYSDDGEFKPSVLVQMCKDAGLKYIAVADHNSVKGVEEAVNKGEELGVKVITAIEIDCTYEGVNLHVLGYYIDYNLKEFGELEENILEQEKKASPERLRLVEETGIYVNRDKLSKIAKNGIIIGEDIAEASVYEPENKENPLIKPYLEGGSRSDNPYVNFYWDICAQGKPAYVPVHFISLKEAVDLINKAGGIPILAHPGNNIHEDKKLLDGILDSGVKGMEVYSSYHSSEQIEFYRNEAESRNCLMTCGSDFHGKIKPAIELGGCRCDGNTEKKIIENFILNIKK, from the coding sequence ATGATAAAAAATATTATTGATCTTCATATGCATAGCGGGTATAGCGATGATGGAGAATTTAAGCCGTCTGTACTGGTGCAGATGTGTAAAGATGCAGGGCTGAAATATATAGCTGTAGCAGACCATAATTCGGTTAAGGGGGTGGAAGAAGCTGTAAATAAAGGAGAGGAGCTGGGAGTAAAAGTAATTACAGCAATAGAAATAGACTGTACATATGAAGGAGTGAATCTTCATGTGCTTGGATATTATATCGACTATAACCTGAAAGAATTCGGAGAACTGGAAGAAAATATACTGGAACAGGAGAAAAAAGCAAGTCCTGAGAGATTAAGACTTGTGGAAGAAACAGGAATATATGTTAATCGTGATAAGCTTAGCAAAATTGCAAAAAATGGTATTATAATAGGTGAGGATATAGCCGAGGCATCTGTTTATGAGCCTGAAAATAAAGAGAATCCTCTTATAAAGCCGTATCTTGAGGGCGGTTCCAGAAGTGACAACCCTTATGTGAATTTTTACTGGGATATATGTGCACAGGGAAAGCCGGCATATGTACCGGTTCATTTTATCTCTTTGAAGGAAGCGGTAGATTTGATAAATAAAGCCGGAGGTATACCGATTCTGGCACATCCGGGTAATAATATACATGAGGATAAAAAGCTTCTTGACGGAATTTTGGACTCTGGGGTAAAGGGAATGGAAGTATACAGCAGTTATCACAGCAGTGAGCAGATTGAATTTTATAGAAATGAAGCAGAAAGCAGAAACTGTCTGATGACATGCGGAAGTGATTTTCACGGTAAGATTAAGCCGGCTATAGAATTGGGCGGCTGTAGATGTGACGGGAATACTGAAAAGAAGATAATAGAAAATTTTATTTTGAATATAAAAAAATAA
- a CDS encoding class I SAM-dependent methyltransferase, with translation MDKRTEEVLAKSLTAETTELLEYIPYLLQDLWEIGSSPEDMEELIKRNIKHCEKFKVLDLACGKGAVSVKLAESMGFHVKGIDIIREFIEFAQEKSEEYNVSDLCEFLTGDINEAVAAEKNYDIVIFGAAGNVLGNPEETMRKLSRTVKNGGFLLIDEAYLINSAEDIKYRNYEYLTYDEWLEIFKKSGLALVDEITADMEQISHDNTDVDLIEKRAEELIRKFPEKESIFKGYVRSQKNECEDLEENIKGITWLLQKL, from the coding sequence ATGGATAAAAGAACTGAAGAGGTACTGGCAAAATCACTCACAGCGGAAACAACAGAGCTTTTAGAGTATATTCCGTATCTGCTGCAGGATTTGTGGGAAATAGGCAGCAGTCCTGAAGATATGGAAGAATTGATAAAGAGAAATATAAAGCATTGTGAAAAGTTCAAAGTACTTGATCTTGCATGCGGAAAAGGTGCTGTTTCTGTAAAATTAGCTGAAAGTATGGGATTTCATGTAAAAGGAATTGATATAATAAGAGAATTTATAGAATTTGCACAGGAAAAAAGCGAAGAATATAATGTTTCTGATTTATGTGAATTTCTTACAGGTGATATAAATGAAGCGGTTGCTGCGGAGAAAAATTATGATATTGTTATTTTCGGAGCTGCGGGTAATGTACTTGGAAATCCAGAAGAAACTATGAGGAAATTAAGCAGGACTGTGAAAAACGGCGGTTTTTTGCTTATTGACGAAGCTTATCTGATTAATTCGGCAGAAGATATAAAGTACAGAAATTATGAATATCTGACTTACGATGAATGGCTTGAAATATTTAAGAAATCTGGTCTTGCTTTAGTCGATGAAATAACGGCGGATATGGAACAGATATCCCATGATAATACAGATGTAGATCTTATAGAAAAAAGAGCAGAAGAACTGATAAGAAAGTTTCCGGAAAAAGAGAGCATATTTAAAGGATATGTTCGCAGCCAGAAAAATGAATGTGAAGATCTTGAGGAAAATATAAAAGGGATAACATGGCTTTTACAAAAATTATAA
- a CDS encoding ROK family protein, whose translation MDKTTKITGKPKFMKELNISEIKRAILKNPMITRSNIASLTNISLTTVGNILTELIRNEDIFTGGYEESSGGRKAERYYFNKEKYHSLSFCIDNKSIKYIISNILNEETEHGELEVNDRAVREVITEFTEYTLKQKDIKAIALGVPGIVKDSSYLIKGPDGEWIKNDIGEFLRNKFGIPVILENDLNSTVLGFSINFAGKNKDKELKNLSSVYIDFSDDCTGAGIITNGEIVRGKYNFAGEFGFIPMDGGKTLDDIINDECGNEEYVETLVKLILIINYTINPGIIIMRGERFREELHNLVVEECKKHMPEGSFPEIIFKEHSFDDYFRGISSLGAELMHKNIGL comes from the coding sequence ATGGATAAAACAACTAAAATAACAGGAAAACCCAAATTTATGAAAGAACTGAATATTTCGGAAATAAAAAGGGCTATTCTGAAAAATCCTATGATAACAAGATCAAATATAGCATCTTTGACAAATATCAGCCTTACGACAGTGGGGAATATTCTGACAGAGCTGATAAGAAATGAAGATATATTTACAGGTGGATATGAAGAGTCAAGCGGAGGAAGAAAGGCGGAAAGATATTATTTTAATAAGGAAAAGTATCATAGTCTGTCATTTTGCATAGATAATAAAAGTATTAAATACATAATTTCGAATATTCTGAATGAAGAAACAGAGCATGGTGAACTGGAAGTAAATGACAGAGCTGTTCGGGAAGTTATTACAGAGTTTACAGAATACACACTGAAACAAAAAGATATAAAAGCTATAGCTCTCGGAGTTCCCGGAATTGTAAAGGACAGCAGCTACTTAATCAAGGGACCGGACGGGGAATGGATAAAAAATGATATAGGGGAATTTCTCCGGAATAAATTCGGCATACCGGTAATTCTGGAAAATGACCTGAATTCTACAGTATTAGGCTTTAGTATAAATTTTGCCGGTAAAAATAAAGATAAGGAACTGAAAAATCTGAGTTCTGTATATATAGATTTTTCAGATGACTGTACTGGTGCGGGAATTATCACAAATGGCGAAATTGTACGGGGGAAATATAATTTTGCCGGTGAATTTGGTTTTATTCCTATGGACGGGGGCAAAACATTAGACGATATTATAAATGATGAGTGTGGAAATGAAGAATATGTGGAAACTTTGGTAAAACTGATTCTGATAATAAATTATACAATAAATCCCGGTATTATTATTATGAGAGGAGAAAGATTCAGGGAAGAGCTTCATAATTTAGTGGTAGAAGAATGTAAAAAGCATATGCCGGAGGGAAGCTTTCCGGAAATCATATTCAAAGAGCACAGCTTTGATGATTATTTCAGGGGGATAAGCAGTCTCGGAGCAGAGTTAATGCACAAAAATATAGGATTATAA
- a CDS encoding galactokinase, with translation MNLDELKAKFTEIFNNKNEKVFFAPGRVNLIGEHTDYNGGHVFPCAITQGTYALTRKISEPKLRLFSLNFENTGIIEIDLSNLDFNPEDNWANYPKGVFHHLKQSGAAFDTGLEILFYGNIPNGAGLSSSASIELVSCILAKNIYNLNFDMIELIKLSQKVENEYIGVNSGIMDQFIIGMGKQDTAVILDCNTLKYRYVPLILDGYSIIISNTNKKRTLADSKYNERRSQCEAALHDLQKVLNIKSLGDLTEKEFEKYKHLITDKTNEKRARHAVYENLRTLEAVEYLTNNDLENFGKLMIASHDSLRDDYDVAGAELDALVQAALKQKGVIGSRMTGAGFGGCTVSIVKNENIDDFIKNTGKEYQEKTGLTADFYIAHSGDGAHEIL, from the coding sequence ATGAATTTAGACGAATTAAAAGCAAAATTTACAGAAATTTTCAATAATAAAAATGAAAAAGTATTTTTTGCTCCGGGCAGGGTCAATTTAATCGGAGAACATACCGACTATAACGGCGGACACGTCTTCCCATGTGCTATTACACAAGGAACTTATGCTCTCACAAGAAAAATTTCCGAGCCTAAATTAAGACTTTTTTCCCTGAATTTTGAAAATACGGGAATTATAGAAATTGATCTGAGCAATCTGGACTTTAACCCTGAAGATAACTGGGCAAATTATCCAAAGGGCGTTTTTCATCATCTGAAGCAAAGTGGTGCAGCCTTTGATACCGGACTGGAAATTCTCTTTTACGGAAATATCCCCAACGGCGCAGGTCTTTCGTCTTCTGCTTCCATAGAACTCGTTTCCTGCATACTTGCCAAGAATATATACAATCTTAATTTTGATATGATAGAGCTGATAAAGCTGTCACAAAAAGTTGAGAATGAATATATCGGTGTTAATTCGGGAATAATGGATCAGTTTATCATTGGCATGGGAAAACAGGACACTGCTGTTATCCTTGACTGCAATACTCTGAAATACAGATATGTCCCTTTGATACTTGACGGTTACAGCATTATTATATCCAATACCAATAAAAAAAGAACCCTTGCCGATTCTAAATATAATGAAAGAAGAAGCCAGTGCGAAGCTGCCCTTCACGATCTCCAAAAAGTCCTGAATATAAAAAGCCTTGGTGATCTTACAGAAAAAGAGTTCGAAAAATATAAACATCTTATCACTGACAAGACAAATGAAAAAAGAGCCAGACATGCTGTCTATGAAAATCTGAGAACTCTTGAAGCCGTGGAATATCTCACAAATAATGATCTTGAAAATTTCGGAAAACTAATGATCGCGTCTCATGATTCACTTCGCGATGATTATGATGTAGCCGGGGCGGAGCTTGATGCACTCGTGCAGGCCGCACTAAAACAAAAGGGTGTTATCGGATCAAGAATGACAGGCGCAGGTTTTGGCGGCTGTACTGTAAGCATAGTAAAAAATGAAAATATTGATGATTTTATAAAAAATACAGGAAAAGAATATCAGGAAAAAACCGGTCTGACTGCAGATTTTTATATCGCCCATTCAGGCGACGGCGCACATGAAATACTCTAA
- the galT gene encoding UDP-glucose--hexose-1-phosphate uridylyltransferase — MNIFYEIEKLVYYGLKHSLIEDEDRILIRNEILEVLEMDDFQELSETELYSLKEELESTEYPSEILNNIINWCIQNNKMENTGVTFQDLLNSKIMGRIIPRSSIITDKFYELYKKDSTKATEYFYALSQQSNYIRTDRIKKDKRWKYENKYGKLDITINFSKPEKDPKEIAMAKNTPSGSYPKCLLCKENEGYAGRINHPGRQNHRIIPLELKNEKWFLQYSPYIYYNEHCIVLSAVHRPMKIDKDCFERLLEFVELFPHYFIGSNADLPIVGGSILSHDHFQGGNYIFPMAVAEIKEEIFFKEFPEVEAGIVKWPLSVIRLRGTKEDLLNLADIILEKWRNYSDEANGILSHTGEERHNTLTPIARFRDNSFELDLVLRNNRTTKEHPLGIFHPHSEYHNIKKENIGLIEVMGLAVLPGRLSEEMSIIKKYLFCENAPELIANNPETAKHTEWCKKFIMSQNITSENIDKIINNAIGETFSLVLEDCGVFKDTAAGNKGFHKFLDLCK; from the coding sequence ATGAATATTTTTTATGAAATAGAAAAACTGGTTTATTACGGACTTAAACACTCCCTTATTGAAGATGAAGACAGAATTCTTATAAGAAATGAAATTCTGGAAGTTCTGGAAATGGATGATTTTCAGGAGCTTTCCGAAACTGAACTATATTCTTTGAAGGAAGAACTCGAATCAACGGAATATCCTTCAGAAATACTTAATAATATAATAAACTGGTGTATTCAAAATAATAAAATGGAGAATACGGGAGTTACATTTCAGGATCTTCTGAACTCCAAAATAATGGGTCGTATAATTCCCCGTTCCTCAATAATTACAGACAAATTCTACGAGCTCTATAAAAAAGACAGTACTAAAGCAACCGAATACTTTTATGCTTTATCTCAGCAGAGCAACTATATACGAACTGACAGAATAAAAAAAGACAAACGCTGGAAGTATGAAAATAAATACGGAAAGCTGGATATTACCATTAATTTCTCAAAACCTGAAAAGGACCCGAAGGAAATTGCAATGGCTAAAAATACTCCGTCAGGCTCTTATCCAAAATGTCTTTTATGTAAAGAAAATGAAGGATATGCCGGAAGGATAAACCATCCCGGAAGACAAAACCACAGAATCATTCCTTTGGAGCTAAAAAATGAAAAATGGTTTCTGCAGTATTCGCCTTATATTTATTATAATGAACACTGTATTGTTTTATCTGCCGTGCATCGTCCGATGAAAATAGATAAAGACTGTTTTGAGCGGCTTCTGGAATTCGTAGAATTGTTTCCTCATTATTTCATAGGCTCTAATGCTGATCTTCCTATTGTGGGTGGTTCCATACTTTCACACGATCATTTTCAAGGCGGAAATTATATCTTCCCCATGGCTGTTGCAGAAATAAAAGAAGAAATTTTCTTTAAAGAATTTCCGGAAGTAGAAGCCGGCATTGTAAAATGGCCTCTGTCTGTTATTCGTCTGAGAGGCACAAAAGAGGATCTGCTGAATCTCGCCGATATCATACTCGAAAAATGGAGAAATTATTCTGATGAAGCCAACGGGATACTTTCACATACCGGCGAAGAAAGACATAATACCCTTACACCTATTGCCAGATTCAGGGATAACAGCTTTGAACTTGACCTTGTTCTCAGAAACAACAGAACAACAAAAGAGCATCCGTTGGGAATATTTCATCCGCATAGCGAATATCATAATATAAAAAAAGAAAACATAGGACTTATAGAAGTAATGGGACTTGCAGTTCTTCCAGGCAGACTAAGCGAAGAAATGAGCATTATCAAAAAATATCTTTTCTGTGAAAATGCGCCGGAATTAATCGCTAATAATCCGGAGACGGCAAAACATACAGAATGGTGTAAAAAATTTATTATGAGCCAGAATATAACTTCTGAGAATATTGATAAAATAATTAATAATGCCATAGGAGAAACATTTTCACTGGTATTGGAAGACTGCGGGGTTTTCAAGGATACAGCCGCAGGAAACAAAGGATTTCATAAATTTTTAGACCTGTGTAAATAG